In Pararge aegeria chromosome 17, ilParAegt1.1, whole genome shotgun sequence, one genomic interval encodes:
- the LOC120631014 gene encoding putative nuclease HARBI1 — MSGAYFLAAAEEDRKQRQLRVNKRVLREQGSPLDLPDEEFLKLFHLTKPLFKDLCTVLTPFLPGRQYSNAISSDIKILTALAFYGQGGYQKEVGTNLLGLSQTSVHDCLRDVTNALNSPKILRKYIKFPRTNQELEEVSRGFFQEFGIPGVAGCIDGTHVAIIRPCENEGAYFNRKNYHSINVLIICDSKLNILYVDASFGGACHDSHVWSQCPVDHFMQQLHSRGEGTYCLLGDSAYAQRPWLMTPVPRANPGSAEEYYNRLHAHARSAADRCIGVLKGRWRCMLAHKVLRYSPIKAGKMVNACVVLHNFANQAGLTVDLQEELHLDYQQQILEAVESHDMDGSRQALIGRLWGTRSACMYQMEYNRHCDGNQYFT, encoded by the exons ATGTCTGGTGCTTATTTCTTGGCTGCGGCCGAAGAAGATCGTAAGCAGCGGCAACTGAGAGTGAACAAGCGGGTTCTGAGAGAACAGGGCAGTCCCTTGGACCTCCCAGATGAGGAGTTCCTCAAATTGTTTCACCTGACTAAACCCCTATTTAAAGATCTTTGCACCGTGCTTACACCTTTTCTACCAGGACGTCAATATTCCAATGCGATTTCTTCTGATATTAAG ATATTAACAGCTTTGGCGTTTTATGGACAAGGTGGCTATCAGAAAGAAGTTGGCACAAATCTGCTCGGTCTGTCACAGACTTCCGTGCATGATTGTCTGAGGGATGTCACCAACGCACTCAACTCTCCGAAAATATTGAGAAAGTACATAAAGTTCCCTAGGACCAATCAGGAGTTAGAGGAAGTATCTAGGGG GTTTTTCCAAGAATTCGGTATTCCTGGCGTAGCTGGTTGCATAGATGGGACCCACGTCGCCATCATCCGGCCTTGCGAGAACGAGGGGGCATATTTCAACAGGAAGAACTATCATTCCATTAATGTTTTGATT ATATGCGACTCGAAACTGAACATCCTGTATGTGGACGCGTCATTCGGCGGCGCCTGTCACGACTCGCACGTGTGGAGCCAGTGCCCCGTCGACCATTTCATGCAGCAACTACACAGTCGCGGGGAAGGCACCTACTGTCTGCTTg GGGATTCTGCGTACGCGCAGCGACCTTGGCTGATGACGCCGGTGCCGCGAGCCAACCCCGGTTCGGCCGAGGAGTACTACAATCGACTGCACGCACACGCCCGCAGCGCTGCGGACCGGTGCATTGGCGTGCTGAAGGGACGCTGGCGGTGCATGTTAGCGCACAAG GTACTCCGCTACAGCCCCATCAAAGCCGGTAAGATGGTGAACGCGTGTGTGGTACTCCACAACTTCGCCAACCAAGCCGGTTTAACCGTGGACTTACAAGAGGAGCTTCACCTGGACTACCAACAGCAGATCCTCGAGGCAGTGGAGTCCCATGATATGGACGGCTCGAGGCAAGCCTTGATCGGTCGGCTTTGGGGTACCCGTAGCGCTTGTATGTACCAAATGGAGTATAACCGCCATTGTGACGgaaatcaatattttacatag
- the LOC120631043 gene encoding uncharacterized protein LOC120631043, protein MVGKTVVSPEQMEILVSFMEENKDFGRGHVFGKGPLAKQMMAAKWAKLATRLNSVTGANKSARKWREYWNDKKYSVRKKSLSISGGTCKKSLDEMEARILNVVGKVAVFSEESVRIPNPFDDETAVDGEMPPDPAGFNGVNPDGSTHPTTAVPLKRRRYIRTRRGLVAPDWAVQIEAKRVRAEERSAAAFEALATSATGLSENLAGIRHELAQIRTLLETRPNNNY, encoded by the exons ATGGTCGGAAAAACTGTAGTGTCTCCTGAACAAATGGAGATACTAGTATCGTTTATGGAGGAGAACAAGGACTTTGGTAGAGGGCATGTCTTCGGCAAGGGGCCGCTTGCAAAGCAGATGATGGCCGCGAAGTGGGCCAAGCTGGCCACAAGGCTCAACAGCGTCACTGGTGCTAACAAATCTGCGAGGAAGTGGAGAGAG TATTGGAATGACAAGAAGTACTCAGTTAGAAAGAAATCTCTATCAATATCAGGTGGGACCTGCAAGAAGTCACTGGATGAGATGGAAGCCAGGATACTGAATGTTGTGGGCAAGGTTGCTGTCTTCTCTGAGGAGTCTGTGCGGATACCAAATCCATTTGATGAT GAGACAGCAGTGGATGGCGAAATGCCCCCTGACCCTGCTGGCTTTAACGGTGTTAATCCAGATGGTTCAACGCACCCAACCACAGCAGTTCCTTTAAAAAGACGTCGCTACATac GAACTCGCAGAGGTTTAGTAGCACCGGACTGGGCGGTGCAGATAGAAGCAAAGAGAGTGAGAGCAGAGGAACGCTCAGCGGCCGCCTTCGAAGCCCTGGCCACCTCAGCCACGGGCCTCAGCGAAAACCTCGCGGGCATACGGCACGAGCTCGCACAAATACGGACACTGCTGGAAACTAGACCCAACAATAACTACTGA